Sequence from the Notamacropus eugenii isolate mMacEug1 chromosome 6, mMacEug1.pri_v2, whole genome shotgun sequence genome:
gagaatatatttaaaacaatgcCAGGTACATTTTCCAAGAACTACTTCTTAAGCATTTGCAAGCACAACTGTGACTATAAGTAAGCAAAATGAATGAAGAGTTAACAAAgcagactgaggagtggtcaacGGTCAGAAGAATCCAAGTCCAATTATAACCAAAGGGTCATGTTTGCAATATGATGACACAGTTCTTCAGTCTACAAGACTGAGGTTTGCCTCCTGCAAACCTGGTTCACAAAGTCCTGATGAACTTAAGTAGGCTAGTGAAAGTTACCTTGTCCCTTTAATAGGAAAACAGTAGCTTCTTCAAAAAAGAGAATGATGTGATTCTTcaagcacattaaaaaaataaacttgacaGTAACAAGAATGATGGATAGGAGAGAggaggaatggaggaagagaaacTGGAAGGGAAGGTATAGCAATAGTCCAGACAGAAGTCAAAGAAGGACTGGGATAGAGGGGTGGTAGTAAATTAAAGGAGGAGGAGCTCAGTGGGAAAGATAACAAGGCAAAATCAGCAGAACTGGGCAACTGCTTGGATGGGGGCTGGAGAGttaggggagaaaagggaaaaaaagtcaaacCTGACTTGGAAATTTCAAAGCTGAGGGACATCCACAGAAACAGATCAACAGATGAATTAGCACTAGAGGTTCTCCTCTAgccacctcagatacttggtgAGTTCTCGATGGCCTGCTCTAAAATACCTAGGGAATGTCAGGATTCCATGAAACCCATCTTCCACATGTTCATGGACTACCTGGACCCCTGCAGCCCTAAGGCGGAAGGCATACATGAGCCCATCATCTCTTAAGACATCATACTGACAGGTGAGGATATGGGTCAAGGGTAAACCCTGTAGCTTAGAATCATCAGCTAACAGGGGGGATGCTCTGACATCTAGGAGCCCAGGGTACTTTGTTGCAAGGTCAGAGTGTCCATGAATTGGTTTGGTGTAAAGATGTCCTTTTTGAAACCTCTCAGGAAGCAGGGTGCTCCAGTTGACAAATTGAAAGAGATGGCTTGATTCCACAGGTGTATGTTGGTTAGCAAACATAGCCTCCTTCAATGCCTTGTCTGAGGTGAAATACCTGCTCCAAACTACAACCATTTTATATTTTGGCAGGATGGGCATATGGGCATTTTCTTGGCATGATGGTAAATTCATATCAAGAGCTTGAAGAGCAGGATAAATTAAAGACtgaatcttgacttttatcttgacTTCTCGGTCGTCTAGGAGCTAGGGGAGAAAAAACCCAGGACATGTTGCTTAATTAAAATTCATAGCTTATTAGACCTGGCAGGCACCAGAcagaacatctagtccaatcccatcatttAACACATGGAGACATTGAGGTCCAAAGGTGGGACATAGCTTGCTCAGTAAAACATTATCCCATCTCCTACCTCCAAGCCTTGGCATATGTGATCCTCTCTGCCTTTCCTCACTTTCATCTTTTAGACACCCAAAATTCCTTTAAGTCATAGTTTAAGTGGCCCTTTCCTTCTGTAGACCTTGCATCATCTGCCaagttcccctcccccaatccagCTGACagtgttttctatctcttgcaatTGCCTTGTATCTTTTCACATTTAAGTCCCTTGTTCCCCTAGCTGCTACTGTATCCCTCTTTCGGAATACCTTCCACCTCCTCTGCACATGGCATGTATACACTTTGTTgtatgtatgttgtctcctcccctGGAGTCCatgatccttgagggcaagaacttttttgtcttttctatctCCAGAACATAATATGGTATctaagacttaataaatgcttgcttgctgGTGATCTCTCAAGTCTCTTGCACCTCAAGTAGTTCAATGTGATGTACAGCGATTTGGATGAGGGAAATTAGCCCATAAAATCCTATTTAGTCTTCTCTGTATATAGAGTACTAATAGTACTGAAACTCTATAAAAAGGACTTGGTGGATCAACTGGAGAATGTAGACTTTGAAGCTACAAGGGGTGTAGGGATAGATAATGTTATAAACAGTGGTTAGGTTCCTCAGACAACCCACCATTATAACATTGTCTGAGTCCATTGTGTGTGGATTTATACTTTacctggcttttaaagccctccaccaCACagccctttcctccctttccaatctGTTATACTTTACTCCACACCACACACTCTGAGatttagtgacactggccttccaGCTGTTCCTCAAACAACACATCTCCTCTCCTAACCtttgcctttgcactgactgtctcCCCGATCTGGGATGCGCTCCCTTCTCATTCCAACTCTGGACTGCCTTGGCTTCCTGTAAGGCTTAGGTCCCATTCCTCCTCTACAGGAAGGCCTTCCCTGGCCCCTTCCACATACTTCTCTGAATGACTCTGAAGTTACCCTCCGTTTATACTCTAGATGCCTTGTATGTGCCCAGTTATTGGTGAACTTCCTCCCTCATTACAATATGAGGCCCCTGGTGGCAGGTACTGTTTTACCcattctttgtatcaccagaacTTAGAACAGTGCAGGGtgcacaggaggtgcttaataaacaacATTTGAAGGAATAACTCCACCTttattataaggatcaagtgaaataaagtacaaaaggtgtcttgcaaactttaaatcactCTGTAAATCATTAtcaataataatacctaacatttagcactttaaagtttatgacacactttatgtatgttatctcatttgaccacTCCCCACCACAAAAACCCCTGGAAGTAAGCGCTattattttgctcattttacagacgagaaactaagactgagaaatGTGGTCTGATTATCGAGGATCATGCTGCTAATGTCTGAGGCATTCCCATAaactctaaatccagcattctatccattgcaacaGTTAGCTATGTGATCAATAAAGAGTAGTTGGAGATTTACATTAACtcatgcagaatgaagtgagcaaacccagaagaacattgtacacagtaacagcaattttgcATGATGAACAATGGTGAATGACTTACCCAtcctcagaaatacaatgattcaagacaatgccaaagatctcacaatgaaaaatgctttccatctccagagaaaggactgataaaagtctgaatgcagatcaaactctgccatttccttttttttctttctttctgtcctttctatttttctttcctttccttcttccttccttcctttctgtcttcctcccttcctttcttccctcataagctttcatccacaaaatgattaaaatggaaatatgtgttacatgattgcacatgtataacctatatcagattgcatagtGTCTCAGGgagtgggaagaggaggaaaggggaaatagAATTAAGAAGCTAAaacttttttaacattaatgttaaaattgattttataagtaattggaaagaaaatgtattaagcaagaaagaaggaaggaaggaaggaagggagggaggaaggaaggaaggaaggaaggaagaaaagagaaaaagaaaagaaaagctaattAGGCATGCCCTTTTCCCCTTACTTTATTGATCCTCTATCAATCACTACTTCCCTTACCAGATGTTcataaacccttcattttataatctCTTCCAGAATATCTCTTGAGGTTGATGTCAAACTATCCAGACTTAGTTTTGGTAATTATTATTTCCTACTTCTCTGCTTTTCGAAAAGGGATATTCATCACTACCACACCCGTTTCCCTTGGGTCTAATACTTCTCTCATATATTGAGTTTCCCAGATATCACTGAGAACCGCTCACCACTAGTGCCTTCACTGCTTTCTCCACTGTATGGGGAAATTGGCAAAGAAACTTGAAATGCCTGCTTAATTTGttttctgttaattttctttcaaaaatgaataCTAATAATACCAACACTCAAAGAAGCTTGGGATCATTTAAAACAGCTAGATACTCGTTGGTTATTTTTCCTGTCCTGTCTTGAAGTTcgcatctcttttaaaaaaaactttaaattttttttgtttttaccattcAATGTTTAAAAGTTTTTGAGTTCTGTattctctcccacctttccctcCATCCGTTGAGAGACAAGAAATATGATATGAACTATATGTGTGAAATCATGCAgaatttatttccatattagccatgatggaagaaaagcaagataaataaggaaagtgaaaaaacTTATGCTAAAATTtgcatccagactccatcagttctttctctggaaatagatagcatttttcatcataagtccttcagaactgtcttggatcgttgtattgattagagtaggTAGGCCAGTAACAGTTCaccatcattacaatattgctgttactatgtacaatatagtatctgttcattttactatgcatcagttcatataattcttcccaggtttttctgaaactatcctttgtcatttctttcttttttttggtaatagtattttatttttccagttacacacaaaagatagttttcaatattcattttttataatatatagattttcaaatttttttcttcctcttgcccTCCCATTCCCTACTCCTCAAGATAGCAAtgaatctgatataggttatacagggGCAATCGTAAgccaaataaaaggaaaagtcacaaaaaaactctcaaaatgaaaatagcatgcctcaaactgcattcagacttcatagttctttctctgcatgtggataacattttcaccatgagtcttttggaactgtcttggataaCTGTactgctaagaagagctaagtcaatcatagttgatcattgcacaatgtgatTGTTACTGTGCAAAAgattctgctggttctgctctcttcacctAGCAGCAATTCATGTAATtcattccaggttttttttttttttttctgaccactcatcatttcttatagcgcaatagtattccctAATATTcctatgccacaacttgttcacgcattccccaattgatgggcatcccctcaattttccattttttgccatcataaaaagaagtgctataaatatttttgtacatgtaggttctttttactctttatgatctctttgggacacagatctagtagtggtattgctagatcaaagggtatttgtagctttatagccctttggtcatagttccaaattgctttccacaatggttgaatcagttcacaacaccaccaacaatgcactagtgtccaagttttctcaggttttctccaaaatttatcattttccttttctgtcacagtAGCCAATttcataggtgtgaggtggtagctcatacttgttttaatttgtatttccctaatcaatagtgatttagagcattttttcatatgactattgatacctttaatttcttcatcctcttcatatcctttgaccatctgtcaggcagactcccaaatatttttatattgtctataattattttaagtggaatttctatctctatttcttcctgttggGCTTTGTCATTAATATCCTGAAGTGCTGATGAtatatgtggatttattttatatcctgcaactttcctGAAGCTATTAATTATTGCAAATAGTGTTATTGCTGATTCTCTAGGATCCTCTAAGAATATCATCATATCCTCTGTAAAGAGTGATAGATtttgcctactctaattccttcaatttctttttcttctcttattgctaaagttaacatttctagaacaataCTGGATAATAATGTTGATAATGGACTcattgtttcacccttgatcttattaggaaagcttctagcttatcacCATCACAGATAATGCTTGAAGTTTCATCAAGTTTTGTGTAGTCATTTaaatagatgctacttatcattttaaggaaaattccatcttttcctgtgctctccagtgtttttaatagcaatggatgctataatttttcaaaaaaattctaCATCTATTAACAtcatcatatgatttctattgtttttttattattatggtcAGTGATGCTAATAGtcttcctaatgttgaaccagtccTGCAGTCCTGGTATAAATTCCCACTTAGTCATAACGTGTTATCCttatgataaattgctgtaacttcttttctaatattttatttaaaatttttgcatcaatattcagtagggaaattggtctataatatttttctctattttgactatttctggtttaggtatcagcaccatatttgtgtcataaaatgaatttggtaaagctccttctttgcttatttttccaaaacGTTTATTAGTATCAGAATTAATTGGTTTTTagatgtttggtagaattcacttgtaaattcatttggccctggagattttttattacacttgttcaatttctttttctaaaatggtgtcatttaaatattttatttcttcttcttttaatctggacaatttacatttttgtaaaccTTCATCCCCTTCTCTTAGATTATCATACTTACTggcatgcagttgggcaaaatagctcctaattattgctttaatttcttcttcattggtagtgaattcacccttttcatttttcataatagtattgtggttttcttttttttttaaatcaaatgaatCATACGtttatctcttttattgt
This genomic interval carries:
- the LOC140510257 gene encoding arylacetamide deacetylase-like; the protein is MGKKSLCLVISCALLAYFVYTPLPDNIEQPWKLMMTWAAMRVEIHLSAFMDILGVPPFVLSYLLEVPPTSDAKVTVTDTLFNKVPVRVFEPKQKSSAMRRAVFYIHGGGWTMGDASWIPYDYLGRQMADKLDAVVISTNYRLSPQYHFPTQFEDVYDALRWFLRKKVLAEYGVDPTRICIAGDSAGGNLAAAVTQQLLDDREVKIKVKIQSLIYPALQALDMNLPSCQENAHMPILPKYKMVVVWSRYFTSDKALKEAMFANQHTPVESSHLFQFVNWSTLLPERFQKGHLYTKPIHGHSDLATKYPGLLDVRASPLLADDSKLQGLPLTHILTCQYDVLRDDGLMYAFRLRAAGVQVVHEHVEDGFHGILTFPRYFRAGHRELTKYLRWLEENL